A genomic stretch from Burkholderiales bacterium includes:
- the rfbF gene encoding glucose-1-phosphate cytidylyltransferase has product MKCVILAGGLGTRISEESYLKPKPMIEIGGKPIIWHIMKIYSAYGINDFIVCLGYKGYVVKEYFANYFLHMSDVTLDMARNKMEVHQKGAEPWRVTLLDTGENTQTGGRLKRVKSYLGKEPFCMTYGDGVADIDIPKLVAFHKKQGTLATVTAVQPPGRFGALKVNKSNKITRFQEKPEGDG; this is encoded by the coding sequence ATGAAGTGCGTTATTTTAGCCGGGGGACTCGGCACGCGTATTAGCGAGGAATCGTACTTGAAGCCCAAGCCGATGATCGAGATCGGCGGCAAACCGATTATCTGGCACATCATGAAGATCTATTCGGCGTACGGGATCAATGACTTCATTGTTTGCTTGGGCTACAAGGGCTACGTCGTCAAGGAGTACTTTGCCAACTACTTCTTGCATATGTCCGACGTCACCCTGGACATGGCCCGCAACAAGATGGAGGTCCACCAAAAAGGCGCGGAGCCGTGGCGGGTTACGCTGTTGGATACCGGAGAGAACACCCAGACCGGCGGGCGGCTCAAGCGCGTCAAATCGTATCTGGGCAAGGAGCCGTTCTGCATGACTTACGGTGACGGTGTGGCGGATATCGATATCCCCAAGTTGGTCGCTTTTCATAAGAAACAGGGCACGCTCGCGACGGTAACCGCGGTTCAGCCGCCCGGACGTTTTGGTGCGCTCAAGGTTAACAAGAGCAACAAGATTACCCGTTTCCAGGAGAAGCCGGAGGGCGATGGCG
- a CDS encoding TIGR04372 family glycosyltransferase produces MPLYLARIRFLRVALGRIGHLALEPDIFVKEQLLGLSKRCHGVIVSPPGTAANECLLEYWRRFIWVVRHPFWAIILARFYRFSYLHYDLNRYVVAINETVPFVAVQRAWGNRPALLTLEEKHRREGRARLAELGVPSDAEFICFHCREGGYSPSDEHLHSFRNASVENYLSAASELALRGFWCIRMGDPTMRRIAPMERVIDYAHLDIRSDWMDVFLCASCRFFLGSTSGLAHVALVFGRPSAMANQVPLSMTLQFGMSDLAIPKLLWSEIEERELTFPEIFRSDAANFRYTALYKERRVRLVENTAEDIRDLALEMLERAEGRAIYSTEDEELQRRFKALMRPGHYSFGGINRIGRDFLRKYAYLLENHSG; encoded by the coding sequence GTGCCACTCTATCTGGCGCGCATCAGATTTCTTCGCGTCGCACTCGGAAGGATAGGACATCTCGCCTTGGAGCCGGATATTTTTGTAAAGGAGCAGCTCCTGGGATTGAGCAAGCGCTGCCATGGCGTAATCGTTAGTCCGCCGGGCACCGCCGCCAATGAATGTTTGCTTGAGTATTGGCGCCGCTTTATCTGGGTCGTGCGCCACCCCTTTTGGGCCATAATTCTGGCCCGATTTTATAGGTTTTCGTATCTGCACTACGATCTGAATCGCTACGTTGTGGCGATCAACGAGACGGTGCCCTTCGTAGCCGTGCAGCGGGCTTGGGGAAACCGCCCTGCTCTGTTGACCCTAGAAGAGAAGCATCGGCGCGAGGGCCGAGCGAGGCTCGCGGAGCTAGGCGTACCGTCCGACGCGGAGTTCATCTGCTTTCACTGCCGCGAAGGAGGTTATTCGCCGTCCGACGAGCACTTGCACTCGTTTAGGAACGCAAGCGTTGAGAACTATCTTTCGGCGGCCTCGGAGCTTGCATTGCGGGGTTTTTGGTGCATACGCATGGGTGACCCTACCATGCGCCGCATTGCGCCGATGGAAAGGGTGATCGACTATGCGCACCTAGACATTCGTAGCGACTGGATGGACGTCTTCTTATGCGCTAGCTGCAGATTCTTCCTGGGTAGCACATCCGGGCTTGCGCACGTAGCTCTCGTTTTTGGAAGACCATCAGCTATGGCGAACCAGGTGCCCTTGTCGATGACATTGCAGTTCGGCATGAGCGATCTGGCGATCCCCAAGCTGCTGTGGTCCGAGATTGAAGAGCGGGAACTTACGTTCCCTGAGATTTTCCGCTCCGACGCTGCGAATTTCCGGTACACGGCGCTCTATAAGGAGCGTCGCGTCAGGCTGGTCGAGAATACGGCTGAGGACATCCGGGACCTGGCCTTGGAGATGCTCGAACGCGCCGAAGGTCGCGCCATCTATTCGACGGAGGACGAAGAACTACAGCGGCGCTTCAAGGCCCTCATGCGGCCCGGCCATTATAGCTTCGGAGGAATTAATCGGATTGGCCGCGATTTTCTGCGAAAATATGCATATTTGCTTGAGAACCATTCAGGGTAA